The nucleotide window TACACAAACATTTAATGCACATCAAATTAGGCATGAGACATGTTGTTTTGAGCAAAACAAAACAACATAACAAACATAGAATGCCAGCGACAAACCAATTTTCGTTAGTAACAGAAGAAACCACATCATCACTGATGCCCGTCGCACAGATATGGTCGCTCCAGAAGCTGCGCCAATGTCATAACCGAAAAGAAGAAGAACCAATGCAGGGAGAACACGAACCAGGTTCTGATCATTGGCCCCTAAAGTACAGAAAGCTTGCTAAACTAAACAGAACTTCTTGTGAAGTCATAATGTGCAAGCAAACATAACTTGTACAGAACTGGCATGCCCACTTTAAACACAAGGATCACGGTTTCACACCCCAAAAGAACTGATAAGTCTTGATGTTTGGGTCATGGTATCTCTGTAACAGCATCAAATCAGGCATGAGATAATTTGTTTTGAGCAAATCAACACAGTACAATCAACATACCAAGCCAGCAGCCAAGCATTTAAGTAAGTACAAAAGCAAACTCCCACCATCGGTAGCGTCTGTTACCATAATGGGTGAGAATAAACCCTAATCTTAATGATCCAAGAGGCTTGGGGAGACATTTTCTTGCAGAAAACGCATCTCGCAACACTAGGTTAGTACTGGCACCATAATAAGCGACAGATTTGTCTGCAATTTGTTTGAAAAAAACCATCTCGACCCAACGAATTCAAAGGGAAACGGATTTCGAATCACACCACTATCACGTCGGTCGGGCACAAGAGATTTCGAATCGAAAAGAACAACACGTCGTCTAAGTAAACTGCATCGGGCGGACGGTGTCAAACTCTCAATCCCGAGGGGGAACAGGGCAAGATACCTACAGAGACGGGTTAGGGCAGAGGATTGGGTCCGGCAGCTCACCTCGTCGCGCGGGGCCCAGAATTGGGTTTGTGCAGAATTGTGGATGAACAGGGACAAGCAGCTTCAACAGCTCCCAACTTTAAAATATAAGCGTTGTTTGTAAAAAGAAAAAATTTGAGGCAAAAAAAAAATCTCTCCAACATTTCCTGTAAATAAAGGATCCTATAAAAGTGATCTTTTCTCCTCGCAGATTTACGAGCGGATCATCTTCCTCTGTATCTTTTTGGCGGGCTAGTAACCGCCTGAAACTTTACCGCGTGCCCCGCCAGACCGCTGCCGGCCGCCGATGGCCGACGTCCACCGCATCGCCTGCCGTCACATGTGTCACTAAACGGCGGGTCCTAGGCAATAATCTCTTTTCTATTTAAAGATAAAATAAGAAAATGGAGGTAGGAGAAGAAGTTTAGAGGAACTGATAAAAGTTGGTCCAGACAACTTCTTCTAACTTGTCATAAACCAGTTTTACAAGAACTCCAACGCGCGCCATCAATCTTCCCATAAATGATTGGTTAGTCGGAACAAAATTATCATCCAATGGGGATCATCAAACCGCCGCGTCGAACTTTGACACCTCCGGCCCATCGAAATACCCTACCCGAAGTCGTTTCTCCCCAACTTCGTCCCTTTCCCTATGCTTTGTATTGGCACCCTTGGAGACCGATGCCATCGTATGCTTTGTATCAGCACCCTCGATGATCGACGCCATCGTATGCTTTGTATCCGCACCCTCAGAGACCGACGCAGTCATTGTACCATCCTACCCACCACCTAGGCCTTACTAGGCCTCCACTGCTCCACCCACACGTTGCCCGCCTTGTACTACACCGTCATTCCACCTCGGATCCAACCTCGGCCGAGGCATCATCCACCCCTACCAACACCATTCATGACAGACACCACCCGCCTGCAAGCATTCGAAAAAATGGCATTGCCAAAAAAAATTGGCGTTCTTGTTGTTTACTACGAAGCAAACACAAGGCAATGTGCTCGTGAAGGAAGATGAATTATTGTGCGAGGCATGGTTGGTTTTAATGCAAGAAGCAAAATACCACGGGGCATTTTTGGTAACATGTGCACGTGTTGGTTTCATGCGCACAAGcactaagagcatctacagccgggcGCTCCAAACGGCCTGAAATGcccagccccccccccctcccccccccctccctgTCTCTGACCGGTCACAAAAATCTGACCTAGACAGGCGCCTCAAACGGGCTCAAACGCCCCTTATATCCAGCGCAAATATGGGGACGATATGGGGCGATCGGGCGCGCCCGCCACGTAGGACTAACGATGGGATCCCACGCGGAATCGCCCGGAAACCCGGCGGTCCGACGGACGCCTCCTACGTCGCCGTGGCGTGCACGTTGTGTGGCGCTGCTCCATCTCGCGGCCTGAGGCCAAATCCGGCTATTTAAGCCGGCCGGCGTCCCCCAACCCTAGCCCATCCACCTCCTCCCTCTCTACACCGTCACCCGAGCCCGTCcgcctcctctccccctctctcccacACTCTTCGACATCGCCATGGTCCGGCGGAAGATCATCACGTACGCTATGCTCACGCCGGAGGCAGGTCGCAGAGGAGATCCAGGCTAGGCGTGCCGCCCGCATCGCTGCTAGGTTGCCTCAGGACTCGCCGGagccgaaggaggaggaggaagagcagCTGTCGGAGCCAATGAAGGTGGCAAATCTGGGGAAGGACAAGGCGGAGTAGCCTGCTCCGGGGTTCAACATGGAGGTGGTGGAGGCAGAGTTCGCCGTTGCCCAAGCCGCGGAGATGGCGGAGCAGCAGGCCATCCTGGAATCCATCCAGGATGAGGCCTATGTGGAGGCCAACCGGCAGTTCCTCCGGTAGGAGCGGGTGACGACCAACGCGCTCTTCGCCGAACTCGACGTGAAGACAGAGGAGGAGGTCAGAGCATAAGTTTTCTCCTTTGCATGCTTTTATATGGATTTAAGAATCAAGTATGAGGTGTCCGAATGCAGTTGTGCTAATTTGGACGTGGCCGGTCACTCCCAGTGGACGCGTCCGTAGGCGTTTGAGGGATCATATTTATCATAtgcggttgtagatgctctaagcaCCGCACAATGTGGAAGTGGTCCATGATCGTGGAGCCCAGTCACGGCACATTACTCAAACGGTCGTCACCAAGTATTGTGATGCGTATGCACGACCGCAAATACAGTGGCTAAGGGGTGCGTCATCCGAAGAGTTCATAAGTTTTGCTTCTTGTTGCTTTATTGGTTGATCATTTCATTGATTTGCTCAATGCTGCAACTTATTGATTATGCAATTGTCGGGCCCAAACTAGCAGACGCAGTGTACAACACAATGGAGGCCAAGCCCTTCATATTGATGTGTTGTTGGTTGAAACTCAATGTGCATGGCATCTGGATCAACAACATGTGTCGATGAAGAAGTTCATCTTGAGGAGAGTAAGGCTGAGATGAAGAACGCTTTCGAGTTGGGAAAATTTGTGGATTTCCATCTAAATGGATTTCCCAGGTAAACTTTGGCATGACCGTTTTGTTCTGGCACGATAATTGATGGCCCTGGGCAGACTCTCCTTTCGTTGTACTCTACTCTTTCGCCACTGATCAAACTTGCACCGTGGCATCTCAGTATGACCGAGGTACTTTAGAATATTATCTCAGTATCTTTGGTTATATTTTTTTATGTTTTCAGACCGGGAGATTATGCATGGATCTGTATATAGCCGTGTTTCTTACCAACGTGAAGGTTAATTAAATTTCCCATCTTTTCCAGAAGTCTCTCTCATAACCGACAAGGTTTTCAACACGACGATTATATGAGGGTCAACTGATTTGAAACGAACATGGACTTGATGCAAACAATCGTAAACAAAAACCGAGGAATTTACCTGTGGAAATTTGGCTTCCTTGCGCTTCAGTCATGGCCAGGATCGATCAATCCAGCCACGTACGTGCTTGGACGACCGGCCCAGCCATACGTCGACACCGGCGGAGCGCTTCGCCGACGGCGACGTGCATCGAGGACGGCCCGGGATTGCATCGACGGGGGGATCGATCCGGCGGTGTGCCGTGCTTCGACGACGACGGCCACGTCACACGTCCGACCCAGCGGCGTGCTTCGAGCGACGCCCAGCGCAGGCATGCGTCGGGAAGAGAAGGCCTGGTCGGCCCGGCGGCGGGCGTCGGCGACGGGGGTGCCCGGCGGCGAGGTTTGGTAGAGCCATGGACAGAGGAAGAAACGGAGAAAAGATAGGGGAGCCTCACGGCTTGCGTGCGCATCTGGCTTGATCTCTAGCGGCTTTTGTGTGGCGTTTGTTATGAGCACGGAATAGTATAGGAAAGGAAACTATTAGTTGTTTGCGCAGCTGGCTCGCGCCTGCCTGATCGCTCCGGCCGGAATTCATTAACTTGGTATTAAATGCCGGGTACCGAGGCCAGATCTGGCCGGACGGCCGGAAAAGTCGCACCCGTGCCCGACACGGCCCACGAGTTTTGGTCCCTTTCGGTGCCATGATACAGACCCCGCGCCCCACCTACCTTTGTTTATCACGCGGGGACGGACGGGAGAAGAATCCTATGCGCTGCGTGCATGCCATGCTAAAGAAAATACTCGCTCATAtagtgtcaaaaacatttttatattatgagacggaAGGAGTAGTAAAACTCCAAAAGCATCTATGGCCGCTGGTCCGGCCCTACAAACGTCCGCCAACCATCTCTTCATCTGCCACTTCAAACGTCCACGAACCAAGCCCGGTCACCCCTCATTTTGTTGTCTCCGTAAGCGTCTCATGTATATCCATGCAACTCATGCAATGTACTCCCTCTATTTTCTACAAAGACTTGTACTATTTAAGAACAAAGAGAGTAATAAACACATAAAAGTACGTAGATCAACACATTTAGCAACAAACGTACATAATTCGGGCATCAATCACACAGTACCGGTCATAGGCAGGACAACCAAAAGAACAAGTGTTCATCGCCGGATAATACTAGCTAAACATGAAAAAAAAACCCAGATAAAACGAAGAGACGAAGAAGGGCGGAGGAAACCGCCATCTCCTCGTCGTCCACTTCCCCTTGTGGTCGACGGTGCGGTTGTACCTCTCCGTGTAGGCGTCGACGGCCGGAGGTGCGTCATTGTCGAAGCTGGAGCCATCTGTGAGGTCTGGGTCCTCGTCGAAGGAGATGTTGCCGATCGTTCTCCGAATAGTGCTGTCCTACGCCATGGCCAGACGGGCCCCTTAGCCGGAGCGCTTTGGCGTTTTTGTGGCAGTTACTAACAGCAGTTACTGATTTCTAGGGTTGCCGCGATTCAGTCGTTCCAGCAGGCCCCTGTTTTCAGTTCAACATAATGGTCAGTTAATGAATGGAATTGATTTTCATATTAACAAGTTCTAAGTCACCCACTCTCGACATACAGTGCTTTTTTAGTTTCATTACGCCAACAAACTGAGACATGGAAAGACGTACCCATCTAACCGAGGATGTCTGACTCTCGTACCATTCTGAATTTGTACACCAGCAGTTTGGATGTTCAGTTCAGGATGCCAGATGCTCTGTAGGATTCGACGCTGTCCCCCAGGGTCTTCTCTGCAGGCCTCAAGGCAGGTCCACCCTAGCTTATCAAGTTTCTCTGAACTACAAACAAGATTTTATTCCACTTCCGTAAAGCTACATAGTCCATGTCACAAACTACATGCTCACTGGTATGGATGCATGCAAAGTGTTACAGTTCTGGGAATGTGAATCTCGATTAGGCTTTAGTCAATTTGTCAGTCCACCATTCAAACTTGAATTCTACAAATAGTAATACCAGAAAAGGCAAATGAACGTTGAATTATTACATTTTCAGAGTGAACTGATGGTTATTCATCCTTCCTTTTTAGGCAATGCCAACTAGTTCATACATTTTGTTTATGCCGTATGTAAAATGTGGGCGACACatcctcaaaaaagaaaatgCGGACAACAAATTGTGATGTGTGCGTCTGCACTATTTTAAGGAAGCTGTTGGAGCACTTGTGCCCTATTATATGGCTGCTGGTGGACACGCCACTTTTTCGTGCCCAGAAAAAGCAAGTTTTGGTGCCCAATTTTTCTTACTCCAACCACTTTTTGTGCCCTAAAATGGGGCTGCTATTAGGGATGCTGTCAGTTCAACAGAGTGGCTTACTGCAATATATCGTGTGTGCCTCTACTGCGCGTTGAAATTAGTAAATAGTTAGCTCGGAGTGCTGAAATGACAAGGGATATCTGATTTACATGTCCTACCTGCACCATGTGCTCTCTTTGGGCACGCAATGCAGTCTCATAATATATTGCTTCCATATGACCACCAAGAAAATCATCTTTGCCCATCATGATACTCGTCTTCAGCTAATGTTAACTTCGTTGCGTGGATCTGCACCAAAAACTACATTACAACCCTATTTCAACTGCTAAAACACTGTGTTCGTCTACTAACATTTTCTAAGAAAGCTTGTATCATCTTCTACAGTGTGTTGCAGAACAGAACATCTAACCTTTTGCAATAAATTTGCAGAAATACTTCGTGAACCAATGAATGGGTATAGCTCAGATGACAAACTTTGATAAACTTAAATCATTAATAAACAGAAAGAAATCAGTAGGATTTACGGATTATTATATGCGCACCTGAGGATCTGAAGGATCAACGGGATAGAGGCTGCTACCTTGTGAACTGATTGAAAACCGTAAGAATTTTGCACAGGCGATGTTGCCATAACAGCAGTGTAAACGGCCTATGTGATGGGCAATATCATAGGGTTTCTGAAACGTGAAAGAAATCATAATGAGACTCCATCTTACTAGAAATTCAGTAAGCATTTCTGGTAAACTCCATCAATGACTATTCCAGACTGCAAATATATGGAACAAAACTACTTCATGGTAAAAACAGGATAACTAGATATGTACCAGACCAAAAGCAATAATAAGAACGCCACGTGAATCCATGTATCTCAAAGCAACCACTCCCATCTTGTTCCCCATCGGGACATCACATATGTTCCTCATATTGTTGGTGCTTCAAGATTGCTGATTATAATTCTCTATTTTGTTGGGATCTTATCGTGAGAGAACATAGTTATTAAAGTTTTGTTATGCATACTCTCATGAGATTGTTATAATTTGATCATGGACTAAATTCCTATATATAAACAATGCAATGGTAAGTGAAGGGCTTGCCAAAGCCATGGGTTCGATCCTCCTTGCCGCACAGTGATTGTTTTTGTCCTCCAAGCGTGACTACCACACAAAAAATATAATCGGCAGCATGGGGAGTCAACCGCACGACCTTGGGCTAAGGTGTCATCGACTTCTCTAGTAAAACATGAGCCATTGTGTGATCCATTAGGCATACAGGGTCTATTTGACATGGCCTTAACAtttaaattcaaaattttcaaaaaaataaatGAACGGTCACAAAAAATTTCAGGAGGCAAGGGAATTTCCGGTAACCGGTCAGTTACCGGAGAAAAGAACCTTGACTCAACCCCATCTTGAGCTTCAAATGCGACACGAAGAAGTCCTTGGGGGTTGTCAATTAGTAATTTACTCAATACACAGGCAGCTTTAATCCATGGTCTATCTGAAGGAGTTCAGATAGATTCCCTGACTTCGGGCACTGAAGGTTCTACAGAAGAGGACATATCCAATGTTGATGGCCAGGAGCCTTCAGAAATACAGAAATGGTCTGCAGATTTCCCAGACATGCTTGATGTTTTGCTAGCTGAGAGAAGAGTGGATGAAGCGCTAGATGCACTAGATGAAGCGGAGCGAGTTACTGCAGACCGGACACAAACTCTAACTACAGCTGAAATTTCGGCTTTGAGAAGTGCCGTCTCTGATAATCGTCAAAAGCTGGCAGACCAGCTTGCTGAAGCTGCTTGTCAGTCTTCTACTCGTGCCATTGAGCTTCATGCTGCCGCTTCTGCTCTCAAAAGGCTTGGTGATGGCCCTCGAGCTCACAGTCTGTTAATCAGTGCACATATTCAAAGGCTTCAATGTAATTTGCAAACCAAACATCCGTCAAGCACTTCATATGGTGGGGCATACACTGCTGCACTTGCTCAACAAGTTTTTTCAGTTGTAGCTCAGGCGCTCAGTGATTCTGTGGAAGTTTTTGGTGATGAGTCATGTTATGCATCTGAGCTGGTTACATGGGCTACCCAGCAGGTCTTGTCCTTTGCACTCCTGGTAAAGAGGCATGTGTTGTCTTCTTGTGCAGCCGCTGGAGGCTTGAGAGCAGCTGCAGGATGTGTTCAAATATCATTTGGCCATTGTTCCTTGCTGGAAGCTCGTGGTCTATCTGTTTCTGCTGTCCTCCTGAAGCAGTTCAAGCCCAGTCTTGAGCAAGCATTAGATGCTAACTTGAGGAGAATCGAAAAGAGTACTGCTGCACTTGGTGCAGCTGATAACTGGACACTCACTTATCCCCCAAATGGTATTCGCCCATTAGCTAGATCTTCTGTTGCTAATTTGGCACTTCAACCAAAACTCTCAAGCAGTGCACATCGTTTCAATTCTATGGTTCAGGTAATGATTGATCCATTTTGATtgagcaaaatgaatgaatctttCCTTCTTGCTGTTTTCATCTAAATGGTAGTGACCTATCCATCTTGGCATGCTTGGTACTGCAAAACATGGCATAATAATATTGTGTGTTCTACACTACACAACAacctctaggtccatctcgatcctttcaattacAGCCACTTGAACTTGTTAGGTGTTTGTGTGAGGTGGGAAATATGAGGTGGGATACCATAGAAGGGTTTTCTGTACGGGATTTTCATCTTTTGTATGGTTGGCTTGCTATTTCACTGGGACAGGGGCATGACATTTTGTGCTAAAATGACCCTTTTTGGAATCATGGCAAGCATCAATAATGTATGGTTTGCACTAATGTGATGCAACAGTACGAACATCGATCTCAACGAACTATTTAAACCCTAAGCCCAATCAAAGGTGGATTTGGTCCAACATGGAGCTCATGTGGCAGTTGTTCTTCTGTGTGGCATCCATCTGGACTTACCAACAAATGCTTGAGTTTCATAAAACACTTTGGCCAGTGGCATGGTAAGCCAGCATCCTTGAACTTGTTTAGAGTTCGATGCTGCATGCCAAGTAACCGCCTCAGACCTCACTCGTCCACCTAACAGCCATCGCTGGTAGACCCTGGACAGCTGGTGAACCTCAGGATAGAGGCTGCTACTTTGTGAAGCTCTTGGGCAGTAATGGATTCTGAAGGTTCATACGCAGCCCATTATCAGATTTGCTTGGCAAGCGCACACAAATATAACCACTGTGATTTTAAGTGATACGACAAAACCTGACCTGAAGATCATCCAGCTCTTCTCTCAGTGTCTGTCTCTATCATACCACTGTGAGCTACTCGAGTAAAATGTTCTGCATTGAAGTATAAGCGATAATACTAAGTTATTGGAGCATTTGCAAGGACCTGGACTAATAAGCAGACATTGCAACTTACAATTCATAAATCATAAGGAATGGCACTAAAACCAGTATGGATATCAGATACACACACCACGGTTTTATGCAAAAGAACAGGGGAGTGAGAAAGTAGGACTTGCCAAGACCTTTCCTGATGGAAGTAGCAGCGTTGACAGCAGCGCAAAAGTTGATGGTGGAGGAAGCCGCAGTTGATGAGGATGATGTCCTTACAGCCCCCAGCGGCTCCGGTCATCGTTGAAGGAGCCAGGCCATGGCTGAGTGGCACTGTGGAGAGATACTGCCACAGTTAAGTGATAGATATCATATATTTGCAAAATATGCTGCTCCTATCACAATCCCCTCATTCTCAGTCCCATATGCTTTATAAATCATTCATACATAAGGGTGGAGGAAACACATGATTGGAACTACTAATTACTGTACATAAGTCAAGAATTGGTTACTGGAAAAGCGTCATCTATTGGTGGCAGGAAGGATATAACTCGCGCGTACCCGCAGAAGCGACATCTATCTCCCAGTTCATGGCAGGATGTAGAAAAATAATTTTGTACTAGTATTTCTGACAATTAAGTCTCTTTCCGACAAGAGACCCACCTGCGGGCTCGCAAGTTTCACCTCTCTTTGGCGTTCCGGAGTTCTCCGCCTGGGGCTGGTGGCCACCTGCCCTCTTCCCACGCCGTGGCACGAACCCTAGGGGAGCCCCTCCTCGGTACTCAGGGGTTCCGTGGGTGGCGGCACCATCGCCGGTCTGTCCGACCGGCGCCCCCGCTGGGCTGCAGGCAAATTTGAGGAACCAGTGAACGCAGGCCGGGGCGGAACCCGGAGCCGgggggcgcggggggggggggggggggggggggggggggggggggggggggggggggggggggggggggggggggggtgggcggcggcggccgggaaCGCACGGCGACAAGCTGCGCCTCGgcggggtggggtggggtggggagCAGAGCATGGAGTGGTGTGCACTGTAAAAACGGCCCGGCAGTGGAGTCTTGGGGGCACGGCTGCGGTGACCGGTTAGGAGTGAAACGACTCTCAGAAAAAAAAATGAAACGAGGATTTATTTTGCTCGTGGATTATTGTTTGATGATTAATTTTGCATTAACTCTTTTGCAAATATTATTACTTTTGGATTATGCTCACAGCCATTCTGGTATCAAATAGTCTTTCTctctcctcccccctctccattTCGAGCACACACCAATTGTGTGACAAACGGTGGCCAAGTACTAAGAGCATCTTCAATCACGCCCCCAACAGGCTCCTCAAGAGACTTTTCGGCGCCGTCGCCGAAAAAACGCCCCAGTCGCGTCTCCAGGACGCCGAAATCCGCCGGTTCGGCTCGTTTTTGGGCCCGGCGTTCGCAGGCGGAACCCGGCGCATTGGAGGGCGCTCGGGGGCTCCGGCCCACATCTTCA belongs to Triticum urartu cultivar G1812 chromosome 7, Tu2.1, whole genome shotgun sequence and includes:
- the LOC125518181 gene encoding exocyst complex component EXO84B-like; this encodes MARIDQSSHVRAWTTGPAIRRHRRSASPTATCIEDGPGLHRRGDRSGGVPCFDDDGHVTRPTQRRASSDAQRRHASGREGLVGPAAGVGDGGARRRASNATRRSPWGLSISNLLNTQAALIHGLSEGVQIDSLTSGTEGSTEEDISNVDGQEPSEIQKWSADFPDMLDVLLAERRVDEALDALDEAERVTADRTQTLTTAEISALRSAVSDNRQKLADQLAEAACQSSTRAIELHAAASALKRLGDGPRAHSLLISAHIQRLQCNLQTKHPSSTSYGGAYTAALAQQVFSVVAQALSDSVEVFGDESCYASELVTWATQQVLSFALLVKRHVLSSCAAAGGLRAAAGCVQISFGHCSLLEARGLSVSAVLLKQFKPSLEQALDANLRRIEKSTAALGAADNWTLTYPPNGIRPLARSSVANLALQPKLSSSAHRFNSMVQVMIDPF